DNA from Deferribacter autotrophicus:
TTATGTAAATCTTTATTTTTTTTTATCAACAACTCTTCATAAGCACTCACAAGCTCTTTACTTTTTTTATAATAATTAGATTCTGGCTGATTTAAATCATCAAATAACTCGTCAGCATGTTTTAGAAGTCTGTCATAAACATCTATAACTTCATCATAATTATAATAGAGCAAAAAGCTGCACTCTAAAATTTTTCTGTTCAGTTCATTTTCCAACCTACCAAGCATCTCAACATGACTCACAATGCTAAGATATTTTCTATAATCACTTTCACTATTAATAATCAAATAACCTGAAAATAATGCCAATAAACTCCCAAAAATAATAATTAAATAAATACTAAGATTTCGCTTCATTTTTCCTTATTCTCTTTTATTATATCAGGCAATTCACCCGTTAAAGTCTTCAAAAACATTAGAATCTTTTTCATTTCTTCCTTATTAAGTTCTAGTCCTAAGTTATGCAAAGCCATTTTTTCCACAGCCTCTTTTAAAGTTTTCGCACTACCATCATGAAAATATGGATATGTAATCTCAATATTTCTCAAAGTAGGAACTTTAAACACATTTTTATCTTCAGGATCTTTTGTTATTTGATACAAATCAGGAACTTTCTCACTCCATTTATGAGGGAAAATAATCCCGATTTTTTGATAAGAATTTCCACCAAGATTCACTCCATTGTGACAAGTGATACACCCCAAACTTTTAAAAAGACTAAATCCATCCTTCTCATCCTCTGTCAATTCGATTTCACCTCTTAAGTATTTATCAAACTTACAGTTTGGAGTAATCAATGCCTTTTCAAATTCTGCAATAGCATCAATCACATAACTGAACTTTATTTCATTTATACCATAAACTTTATAAAATAACTCTCTGTATTTAGAAGATTTATTTAATCTATCTTCAACCTCTTTTTCTGTCATATCCATTTCTGAAAAACCTTTAATAGCCATAGCCGCTTGCTCTTTTAAATCCTTTGCGCTACCATTCCAGTTTTGTCTAAAATTAAATATGGCATTATATACGGTAGGACTATTAATCGAATGCACCCTGTTAAAAACACCTATAGAAAACTTTCTGTGGTCAGTACCTCCTGAATATAAATCATGACATGATGCACATGAAATCTTTTTATCCTTTGATAGCATCTTCTCATAAAATAACTTCTTACCAAGCAATGCCTTAGCTTCATTATATTCAATCTTTTGAGGAATAGGTGTAATCAGTCTAGCGGCACATAAATTGAAACTTAAAAACACCAATGATAAAACAAAAAAAATAATCCTCAAATTACATTCTTTCATAACTAAATAATCACCTCAAATAGCTCAAAACCTATCATTCTGCATACATTTCACTAAGCTGTTCAAAAATATCGTAAGGTTTTTTATTATACAAAAAGGTATCTGGGATATACACACCCTTACTCTGAATTAATACATTGAAATTTGTACCAAATCCACCTTCAGGAATGATTAATGATTTTATTCTGGTTCTATGAAGATCCGTTTTCGCATTTCTAATTTCATCAAGAATACCACTCTGTAATAAAAACACCCATTGTGGCTCAAAATTTACCACATTCAATCCGGATTCCTTGCCATATTCCATCAAAGCGGAAAAGTCCACAAATGCCGTAATATCCTGATAACCTATTCTTTCAAAGAAATCATTATTTTGTGTATGTTTAAAATAACATGTTACAGTTCCATCCATTCTAAACGGAGCATAAAGATTTTTAGCATCAAAACCATAATCAATGGTTACAACTATTCCTTTATTAATTTTTTCTCCAACATCCTTAATCCATTTGACAGCATCAAGATTTATATCTGCAATCTGCTTATCAACAAGCTTAACCCCTAATTTTCCAATATACTCTTTTAAATTAACTGTGGAAAATTCATCAGGGTAAAACTGCAGCTTTTCATCATGATAGATCACATACAGCTCTTTTAAATCTCCATTAATATTTATAATGCGATGTACAGGGAATGCGTCTACCAACTCATTGGAAAAAAATACTCCTTCAAAATCGTTCAACCCATCAAAGGAAATCCATTCTACTTTATCAATATGCTCTTTTAACAATTCTTTTTGTCTATCAATTAAATATTTGCTCTTTTCAATAATTATATACTTCACTTCACTGTAAAATTTATTGGACTCGGCTTTATAATAATTTAATATATCATTTGCAAGCATACCACTACCAGCTCCCATCTCACATAGTATAGGAGCCAGATTTAGCTCTTTGATAGTTTCTTCAAACCCTTTTGCAAGAGTCCTACCAAAAGATTCAGATGCATCTACTGAAGTGTAAAAACTACCCTGCATCCCAAAAGGGTTTTCTTTCTGATAATATCCATATTCTGGATGATAAAGTGCAATTTCCATAAACTCCGCAAAAGTTATTTTCCCCTTTTCTTTCACCAATTGAATTACAAATTCTTTTAATACGTCCATAATCATCTCACCCTAAAAAATAGTGTTATTTCCACAAAATCTGGCTTATTATAATCAACCGCATCAAATCGCAACCCCTTTACAAAATCTATAGCAATTTTTTCCACATTACTACTACTACGAGTTAA
Protein-coding regions in this window:
- a CDS encoding class I SAM-dependent methyltransferase yields the protein MDVLKEFVIQLVKEKGKITFAEFMEIALYHPEYGYYQKENPFGMQGSFYTSVDASESFGRTLAKGFEETIKELNLAPILCEMGAGSGMLANDILNYYKAESNKFYSEVKYIIIEKSKYLIDRQKELLKEHIDKVEWISFDGLNDFEGVFFSNELVDAFPVHRIININGDLKELYVIYHDEKLQFYPDEFSTVNLKEYIGKLGVKLVDKQIADINLDAVKWIKDVGEKINKGIVVTIDYGFDAKNLYAPFRMDGTVTCYFKHTQNNDFFERIGYQDITAFVDFSALMEYGKESGLNVVNFEPQWVFLLQSGILDEIRNAKTDLHRTRIKSLIIPEGGFGTNFNVLIQSKGVYIPDTFLYNKKPYDIFEQLSEMYAE
- a CDS encoding cytochrome-c peroxidase, giving the protein MKECNLRIIFFVLSLVFLSFNLCAARLITPIPQKIEYNEAKALLGKKLFYEKMLSKDKKISCASCHDLYSGGTDHRKFSIGVFNRVHSINSPTVYNAIFNFRQNWNGSAKDLKEQAAMAIKGFSEMDMTEKEVEDRLNKSSKYRELFYKVYGINEIKFSYVIDAIAEFEKALITPNCKFDKYLRGEIELTEDEKDGFSLFKSLGCITCHNGVNLGGNSYQKIGIIFPHKWSEKVPDLYQITKDPEDKNVFKVPTLRNIEITYPYFHDGSAKTLKEAVEKMALHNLGLELNKEEMKKILMFLKTLTGELPDIIKENKEK